In Sphingobacterium thalpophilum, a genomic segment contains:
- a CDS encoding HAD-IA family hydrolase yields MNSYKHILFDLDGTLTDPAEGITKCIAYALESKGIHTADLNSLKPLIGPPLKDSFIHAFGFEESEAIACVEKYRERFSTIGLYENILFDRIPELLALLKTKGYSIYLATSKPEIFAHKILQHFAINTYFDFAGGSALDDSRPTKTSVIQYVMEQAMLTSPQDCLMIGDRKHDLIGARETGMDAVGVLYGYGSQAELEQEDPTYLLATVTDLMEFFQ; encoded by the coding sequence ATGAACTCTTACAAACATATCTTATTTGATCTGGACGGAACCCTGACCGACCCCGCGGAAGGAATTACGAAATGTATTGCCTATGCCTTGGAATCAAAAGGCATCCATACAGCAGATCTGAATAGCCTCAAACCCTTGATCGGCCCGCCCCTTAAAGATTCTTTCATACACGCCTTTGGATTTGAGGAAAGCGAAGCAATTGCCTGTGTAGAAAAATATCGGGAACGCTTTTCAACCATAGGGCTGTATGAGAATATCCTGTTTGATCGCATACCTGAACTTTTAGCATTGCTGAAAACAAAAGGGTACAGCATCTACCTTGCGACCTCCAAACCCGAAATTTTCGCCCACAAAATATTACAGCACTTTGCAATAAATACCTATTTTGATTTTGCGGGCGGAAGCGCTTTGGACGATTCCAGACCGACCAAAACCAGTGTCATCCAATATGTCATGGAACAGGCCATGCTAACAAGTCCACAAGACTGCCTCATGATCGGAGATCGCAAACATGATCTGATTGGTGCACGAGAAACAGGCATGGATGCTGTTGGTGTATTGTATGGCTATGGTAGCCAAGCCGAACTCGAACAGGAAGATCCGACCTATCTATTGGCTACAGTGACAGATCTGATGGAATTTTTCCAATAA
- a CDS encoding cell division protein ZapA has product MGEISIKINIADRVYPLRVESAEEEVIRHAAKLINEKVKELQENYTVRDKQDLLSMCVLQFATRMLNAERQSQNHEVGLENSVQELDQLLTDFFKK; this is encoded by the coding sequence ATGGGAGAGATTTCCATAAAAATAAATATCGCAGATCGTGTTTATCCCCTTCGGGTGGAAAGCGCGGAAGAAGAAGTAATTCGACACGCTGCGAAATTGATAAATGAAAAAGTAAAGGAATTGCAGGAAAACTATACTGTGAGAGATAAGCAGGATTTGTTATCCATGTGTGTATTGCAATTTGCGACGCGTATGCTTAATGCAGAGCGGCAGTCTCAAAACCACGAAGTGGGTTTGGAAAATTCAGTACAGGAACTTGATCAGTTGTTGACGGATTTCTTTAAAAAATAA
- the rny gene encoding ribonuclease Y, with translation MDIAIYSIISLIVGVVIGRYLLVLLFKKQEQEAKDKVNSILKDAEQEGEHIKKKRLLEAKEKFLQLKSEHEKEVNQRNNTINQKENTLRQKEQSINQKLENINRDKQELDTKKKQLDKLVELNEKKSEEVETLKLQQIKQLESIAGVTADEAKNQLVDSLREEARSQAMIQIKDIVDEAKLTATKEAKKVVIQTIQRTATESAIENTVSIFNIENDEIKGRIIGREGRNIRALEAATGVEIIVDDTPEAIILSGFDPVRREIARLALHRLVTDGRIHPARIEEVVAKTRTQIEDEIVEIGERTAIDLGIHGLHPELIRMVGRMRYRSSYGQNLLQHSREVANFAATMAAELGLNVKHAKRAGLLHDIGKVPDDNPELPHAILGMQLAEKYKEHPDVCNAIGAHHDEIEMTALISPVVQACDAISGARPGARREVVESYIKRLKELEDLALSYPGVEKTFAIQAGRELRVIVESEKVSDAQSEILAADISNRIQTEMTYPGQIKVTVIRETRSVSYAK, from the coding sequence ATGGACATCGCAATTTATAGCATAATTTCTCTGATTGTTGGTGTTGTTATAGGTCGTTATCTATTGGTTCTGTTATTTAAAAAACAAGAGCAGGAAGCCAAGGATAAGGTAAATAGCATACTGAAAGATGCAGAGCAGGAAGGGGAACACATTAAAAAGAAACGCCTGTTAGAGGCCAAAGAAAAGTTCCTTCAATTAAAATCTGAACACGAAAAGGAAGTCAATCAACGTAACAATACCATCAACCAAAAGGAAAATACGTTAAGACAAAAAGAACAGTCAATTAACCAAAAGCTGGAAAACATCAATCGCGATAAGCAAGAGTTGGATACCAAGAAAAAGCAATTGGATAAATTGGTTGAACTGAATGAAAAAAAATCTGAAGAAGTAGAAACGCTCAAATTACAACAGATTAAGCAATTGGAAAGTATCGCTGGCGTAACTGCTGACGAAGCAAAAAATCAATTGGTGGACTCGTTGCGCGAAGAAGCCCGCTCACAAGCGATGATTCAAATCAAAGATATTGTGGATGAGGCCAAATTGACGGCGACTAAAGAGGCGAAAAAGGTTGTTATTCAGACCATCCAACGCACTGCTACGGAATCTGCAATCGAAAATACCGTTTCAATTTTCAATATCGAAAATGATGAAATCAAAGGTCGTATTATTGGTCGTGAAGGTCGTAATATTCGTGCATTGGAAGCTGCAACAGGCGTAGAAATCATTGTAGACGATACACCCGAAGCAATTATCCTATCTGGTTTCGATCCCGTTCGTCGCGAAATAGCGCGTTTGGCTTTACACCGTTTGGTAACAGATGGTCGTATTCACCCGGCTCGTATTGAAGAGGTTGTTGCTAAGACGCGGACGCAAATAGAGGATGAAATCGTTGAAATTGGTGAACGTACCGCGATCGATTTGGGAATCCATGGTTTGCACCCTGAATTGATTCGTATGGTAGGGCGCATGCGTTACCGCTCGTCTTACGGACAGAATCTTTTACAACACTCGCGTGAGGTAGCTAATTTTGCAGCAACAATGGCGGCAGAACTAGGTCTGAATGTTAAACATGCGAAACGTGCTGGATTACTACACGATATAGGTAAAGTGCCTGATGATAATCCGGAGTTGCCACACGCTATTTTAGGTATGCAACTTGCCGAGAAATACAAGGAACACCCTGATGTATGTAATGCAATTGGTGCTCACCATGATGAGATCGAAATGACTGCCTTAATATCTCCGGTTGTTCAGGCTTGTGACGCGATCTCTGGTGCACGCCCAGGCGCACGTCGTGAGGTTGTGGAAAGTTATATCAAGCGCCTAAAAGAGTTGGAAGATTTGGCTTTATCGTATCCTGGGGTTGAGAAAACCTTCGCGATACAAGCTGGCCGTGAGCTACGTGTCATCGTTGAGAGTGAGAAGGTGTCTGATGCACAGTCGGAAATACTAGCTGCTGATATCTCTAACCGTATTCAAACGGAAATGACTTATCCAGGGCAAATTAAAGTAACTGTAATTCGTGAGACAAGATCAGTGTCTTACGCAAAATAG